The genomic segment AAACTTTTCAGATGTTAATTTAAATAATATTGATGAGCAAATTGAACAATATTTTAAAGATTATTTAAAACGAAATATACAAGAACTTGATTTATCTTTAATTGCTAAAAAATGTTTAAATGATAATAACATATTCACAGTAAATGACTTACATGAAACTTCACATTCAATAGTCCAATCTTTTAAAAAAATAACCCCCAAAGCTATTAAAGACATTCTAGATGAAAAAAAGTAATTAATGATTTTATAAAATCTGATGATAAAAAAAATTCAATAATTATTGAAAAAGAAAAAAATGCTAAAAAAATATTTAATATTTTTAAAAGAATTGAAAAGAAAAATAGACTTCTTATAGAACAAAAAAGTATAAGAGCTTTAGGGATTGGATACCCTTATATTTCAGGTAAACTATCTTCAGAAAATGAGGAATATTTTAGAGCGCCTTTGATTATTTGAGAAACAGAAATGATTATAAAGGGATCTAAAATCATTATTAAAATTGGTGACCCTATATTAAATAATTCCGTTTTATCTATAATTGCAAGATCAAATAATTTAAACTATGATTTTAATCAAATTAAAAATGAAGATTGCTTATCAGTGTTTTTTATATCAAAACTTCTAAGTGAAGTTTCTTTGAAAAAAATTGAAAGTAAGTATGAAGGAAATATTTCTCATTATAATTTAGAAAATCCAAAAAAATTTACATCTAAAGACGTTAAGGATTTAGATCACCCTAATATAGAAATACATAACATTCTTAGTTTCGGATTGTATGATATAGCTTCCTCTTCAATTTTAGAGGCTTACAACATCCTGGAAAGAAGAGGCGATAATGACTTTATAGACGATTTAATTAGTGAAAAGTATGACCCCTTTGATAATTCTTTAGAAACTTTTGAAGAAAATGAAATAGTGGTCATTTCTGATCTAGATAAAACTCAAAAATTAGCTATAGCTAACTCTTTGAAAAATTCTTCATTTATTTGAGGTCCACCAGGGACAGGTAAGTCTGAGACAATAACAAATATACTTGCTAACTTAATTAATCAGAGTAAAAAAACTCTTTTTATAACAGAAAAACAAGTAGCATCAGACGTTGTATACGACAGAATGTCTTTATTAAATAATTTTGTTCTTAAAATACACGCTAAGGAAACCCCTAAGAGCTTTCATGAAAAAATAAAAAAAACTTCAAAAATCATATTAAACTATATAAAGTTTGGTAATATTGATATTGACAACTTTAATAAAGAATATTCCAATTCTTATGAA from the Entomoplasma ellychniae genome contains:
- a CDS encoding DNA-directed RNA polymerase subunit alpha C-terminal domain-containing protein translates to MDNTNLINKFKNRLINTNKRGTLFFNSFLPNQNSIDLSTIQKTILINHEILEQFKNKQIELNFSDVNLNNIDEQIEQYFKDYLKRNIQELDLSLIAKKCLNDNNIFTVNDLHETSHSIVQSFKKITPKAIKDILDEKK